Within Channa argus isolate prfri chromosome 4, Channa argus male v1.0, whole genome shotgun sequence, the genomic segment GCAAAGCTTCTGAATGAGCTGATTGTACTCCCCGTGATCTCTCCCTTATCTTTCTCATATACCCACACTGATCTCcaattctgtgtttatttatctaTATGGGAACAGCCTCTTATCCTCACTCAAAGCCAGTAGGTAGCTTCCGCCCGTCCATTTATAATGGAGATTTTTTGAGAAATTATGAATGTTTATAAacgtttttaaaatttttgttggttttaacaaaaacaaggcTGTGCAGGACGCCCCGCATTTTGAATGCATTCTGATTAGGCCCTTAGAAATCACTATTTTTGAAGGagctttcctttttcttctcacAGTAGTTCCCTAAGAGTAGGTAATGAAGGGTTGAAGaatactaaactaaactaaaactaaatgcattttttatagttttgctGTTTGAATACTTCTCAGAAGCAAATCTGCGACTACTTATTACACCATAAACCAAAAAACTAAGTGGTTGAAGTGCAACACTGACTGCAACTGGACTAGATTGAAAGTATAATTTATTTGCAAATACTACattaattgaaaacaaataTGGTTCCTCAAATTTGTAACAAAAACCTTCCAATTTACTAGTAGGAAGATTATTCGAAGCATACCATTAGTCTGCTTGATTAATGcaaaaatcttgatttctgtctgAGAGAACAGAAATCAGCTCTGTAAATTCAAATTGCCATTTTCATTTGCAATATGATTTCACATAACTCATAACTCCTGTTCAGCACCAAAACATTAGCAATGACATGGCAAATcggagagttaaaaaaaaaaggcactttaTACCATGATCACACATATAAAGCTCAAATGAAATGTGAGCAATTGCACACCTAGACTAATTAAGATTGTATGTCCATTGTTCCACTGGGTATGCATAAGAGTGAAAACCACAGttgaaaaacacaactaaaatacTTTCTATTTAGACAGAAGCCCAGACACGCGAACCAATCTTGATTGGTACTAATGTAATGGTAACTGGTGATATCAACAAGTATGATAGGTTCTGTTTAATTAACAGATAAAGTCTAAAGCAGAGGTCCTGCAGTAAGTCCTATCTTAATGAAAGTCTTAAAGGCTGTAGTTTTTGGTATTGTTGAACTGTTGAGTTTTATTGAAACTTGTTCTTAACATTTAGGCGAAACGGCTAGATATACCTTATTTATAGAAAATAACATGCATTCTTCCTGTTCTGATTTAAAGGTTTTCTATGtaatatgaaaagaaagaaaagacagtgATCCTTGATCCTTCACTAGAGCCATGGATACATATAAGTGAATTATCCAAATGATTGGCATGGCGCTGTTTATTTAGGAAAACAGATGTAAGAATTGACATTGTAGGAGTCATTCGTTCCTGTGACAAACCCCTGAAAACTAAGTAGCTAGACTTTAATACTATACCTAGGAGAATCACCCTGTCAGGTGTTTCTACGGTAGAAACGACTACCATGCAGTTGTACGGTAGCCATAGTACGTTTTATTTTTGGAGCTTGCAACGGTATATGGTGAAATAATGTTACCGGCACTTTAGAACACAACGAAAATGGAACGCCATTTCTTAAAATCGAAGACATTGACACGCCTGTCAAGACTTTTAATTCTGTTCTGTAACGTTACTTATGTGGAAGGAAATGAAGGCCCAAGTTAACCTTAAACCAATAGGTTTCAATGAGtttacatttttagcttttaaccGTGTGCAGATTATAAAGTCTTCCTGTGGCGCATCCAAACTTTTTGGGATGTCATCTTAGGATAGCTTGTTAACGCTAACATATGTAACCTAGCATGGAACTTGCTAACATGCGCGATGGCCAATCCTTtctttcagcattaaaataacgTTACCGGCCACCATCTCATACAAAGTTTGCATCGTAGTGATTACATTACGCTGTTTACACACTCCAGTTATGCTCTAGTATGAGCAGGTAAAGTTAGTTATCCAGTTCTATGACCAAGACCTTCAGCTTAACGTTATCCATCAAGGCGCTAGGTTAACGGTTTAAGTTGGCTAGTTAGCAAGCTAGCTAACTTGCAAGCTGCAATTAGCTTAGCAAACGTTGCTGCCAACTTCTCAATAGGGATTAGACTACTTCCTGGAACCGAAACCGTAgggaaattgttattttaatttacaaatttaacATTATCGACACCTTCGTATCGAACTCAGTTTACCCATGATAGAATGGCTACACTGAAAAAGGGAAGACTTGCTGGAATCCTTTCAGTTTTGAAACTGCCAACTTCCAGCAAGTAAACTACCCCTTGAAGGCTAGCCGATAAGCTAGCGTCCATGGCCTGTTTACGCTTCGCCCAAACCAGGACCCCGGTCTTTCCTATCGCTGACATACCAAAATACCTACCTGGATGACCTCGTTGACCTCCCTGATACACTCCACCATATGCTGAAGGATCTGTTCGGCAGTTAAAACCTCGAAGCGGTAGTCCTCCTCATCTTCGTCCCCGGGACCGTGGCCACCTCCACCAGTCTCGCTGCACTCGTCTCGCTCACCACCGGCCACCACGGGATCGACCAACTCCACCTCTCCGAGCTCCAGGGTGTCGTCCTCGGGCTCCTCTTCGACGCTGTCCTCGCTACATTCCTCCTCTTCGTCGTCGTATTCATAGTTGTAACCCTCGTCTGAGTCCATTCCTGGGGTGGTTATCAACTTATGACAAGCACACCTAACGCgctactgtatgtaaaatgttgatTGTGGAACAATACGTAAACCAAAATTATCCGAGCCTGTTTTTCAGCTGCAGcgaaaataacaacaaaacgTCGCCGCTGCTAAGCCAACAAAGAGACGCAGCGTCACTAACTGACGACGGCCTTACGTCAGATAGACTGCACAAGAACAAACGTTTAAGTATTTAtatgatttttagttttatttcaatctgaaaatgtatcaaaatattttttaaataagcaaagAAATAATTTCGTCTGTGATAGATTTTGTAGCTAAAGTAATGAAAACGCAAAACGTCCGTCATAAAACGTAAGTGAGATAAGAGTTGGCGATCTGTAGGGTTCTTCCATCGCTGTGGTATAACGGTAGGGGCTTTGAGTTTATTAAACGTTGTCATACTTTATTAGTCTGCATCTGTGCCAAGCAAGTCTACCTAGTGATAACCTACTTTTTGACCCccacaggttgtttttttttattgtttgtttgttttttgtttaggtAGATGTACTACTACTAATTTACAAGTAGAATATATACAATTTTAATCCACAGGAAGCATCTTATATACACCAGCCAggcattatgaccacctgtgcaatttaatgcaacccaatacagtggctctgccatgaattgtCCTTTTACAAGGTTGGTTCTAACGCCTATAGTTCCCTCAGTCATGTGACTATATGCGCTAAAGCCCAGATCATTTAGTGCCAGTGACCAGAGGGATATGAATGTCGTGTATGAAGTTTGTTGTGGACGATTTACTCGTCCACAATTTTTTTTGCTACTAATAATCATCCTTGATCATGGCCTAGACTCAGTGGAGGGAGTATGGCCATTACCCCAGACACTCACCTCCTTCACAGAGAGATACCCATTGAAACCACAGGCGTTCTACTTTGACTACAGAAGACAATCAGCCGCACAGCACGGGTGCTCTATTCTAGATGCTGCATTCAAGAGATATTTTTCTCTAACTTTTCCGGACTATATATCTGGTACGTGAAACTGAGGTAGAGTTAAGTAAAACGCTAAgggtattaaataaaaagatgataTTCACAGTAATATCCACAAAGGAactatgtatgtttttatgttttgcgttttattttgtatattttatttgtatgctTTCTTTGTTAAATCCATCTTGGTTTTCAAAATTCTAGTGTGGGCAAGAATCAATAATCTGATGATTCACACACATAAGACTGCATTATAAGTACACAAACATATAGAGCAAAGTTTccattgtggttttgttttgaatgttCTCTTTGTCATGTTGGCTTTTAAAACTGGATCAATGGGCTTTGTAGAGGCAGCAGTTCATCATACGGCCAGTGTAGGCTTACCTCTAAAAACCCACAAAGACAATGGGCCAGAGAAGCACcgtttcatttttttgtgttttaaatagtactgtatgtatgtatttttaccaAATTTTAACTTAACAAGGGTGACTAATAATTTCACTTTTACCACCAGCAGCAAATGGTGTTCTGCAAATCACAGAGGATAGACCTTTTATAGTGAAAATCAGTGTTGATCGTAATGATTGTGAGAATTACCCAAGGGAGGACTCTTCTGAGAAATGTAagtatcaacatatttattTGAGCCTGAACACCACAGGTAATTGTCACCTAACTCAGTCCCATTCACAGCCGTCCAGTGCTCTTAActtgcttctgtttttgttccagACAACCTCAGTGTCTCTGCAGAAAAAGCGTATCTGAGTGCGGAAACAGTATGGGGGGCGCTAAGAGGTTACTATAGCcaatatatttttgaaaaacttgTATAAACAAAGTGAAGAAACATGTAAAAGAAAGCACAGAAGTGAAACAAGCATCTAAAAAAATCAGCTAGCAAAAGACTTGCATATTAGGTTTTGGTTTACCAATTACTCTGGATTTCTCAATGTACCAAGAATTCAATAACTTGAGCAAACAtctaattattttctgtttagatATTTCAAATTATTGCTGATGACACATCCTAACTATGTCCTCTGTTGAAGCACAGGTCTGGAAACATTCAGTCAGCTAGTTTATCAAGATGACTTTGGCTCAGTAAGTCTGAATCTTCCAGTTAAGGCCTCTAAAGTCATTGCTTCCTAAATACACAATTAATCTTGTTATAATGATTGTAATGGAtcattacatatttttttgtgGTTATATTGATAGTATTTTGTGAACAAAACGGAGATTGAGGACTTCCCACGGTTTCAGTTCAGGGGGATTTTGCTGGACACGTCACGTCACTATTTAccagtgcagaccattttaaaaactCTGGTAATAATCGAATGACACAACTTCggttttctttttgcctttagtcatcattaacaaatatgttttcttgttAGGATGCAATGGCCTACAGTAAGTTCAATGTGTTTCACTGGCACATTGTTGATGACCCCTCATTTCCTTACCAGAGCTGCACATTTCCAGACCTTTCCAGTAAGGTACGCCATGAGATAAGAAAAATGTTAAGTAATAAGAACCCCCTCAAGTTGatttgaaaacacataaatTGGATTTGTTTGTGATATATCCTAGATTTTTATATCTTAGATTTTCATTCACACCACTTGTATTTAGATTGAAAGAGGTGAAAAGTTGCATCCACTCTGAACAATGGCTTCTGGCTCCGATTCAGGGGGCTTTCCATCCAATGACTCACATCTACACACATTCAGATGTGAGAAGTGTGATCTCATATGCTAGGCTGCGAGGAATAAGGGTCCTTCCTGAGTTTGATTCTCCTGGTCACACCAAATCTTGgggaaaaggtaaaaataaatgagacacATTTACTCAAAATAGCATCCAAATTACCTCAGCTCTTTAATCTCTAACATATAGTACTTGGCAATATGCTTGGTTTACAGAAGTCTGTTTAACTGTGCAGGTAGACAATGCAAGTGgcactgttaaataaaatactgaactAAATCTTTATTTCCCAGGGCAGTCTAACCTGTTGACCCCCTGCTACAGAAGGGGAATCCCTTCAGGTACTTTTGGTCCTGTTAATCCAGCGTTACCGTCAACCTACCAGTTCATGGAGAGACTATTTAAGGAAGTGTCATCGGTGTTTCCTGATTCCTATATCCACTTAGGAGGGGATGAGGTTGACTTTTCCTGCTGGTACACTGAAATGTGACAGATTATTTTAATGACTGCTGGTTACTTCAACCTTAATGTcttggtttttatatttatatattcattGTTACTTAATTTTGCCACAGAAAGGTGCAAGGAATGTATTGAAGAAATTTCACCTTTCGTTTGAATGTCATACCCtggcttgttttatttgttcaaaaacagcaacaattaaaaaaataaatagaaagaaCAACGTTTGTATACTAtgcggttgttgttgttatgatGTATGGAagggaaaataataatttatttgaattaccttaaaacatctgcaaaatcCACTTTATAGTTCATTGTAGTTATATTATGTTAAATGATTTTCACTGCTTCTTTCAATAGGAGATCTAACCCTTATGTCCAGGCATTCATGCAGAGGATGGGGTTTGGAGCAGACTTCACCAAACTGGAAGCATTCTACATAGAGAAGTAGGTTGTAAGAGGGAAAGTAGGCTACAAAGTAGAAACCAAAACTACTGCATTACTCATCTAATCAATATCTGTTTTTGAAGGATTGTGAATATGACTTCACTTCTTAACAAGACATCTATAGTGTGGCAGGATATTTTTGACTACAGTGAACGAGTAAGtacacaataacacaaatatcattatgttgaaaacaaaactatatcCATATGTCAATATCTGCTGTCAACATTGTTAAAACATACATCATGAAATTTCATTTACTACATTGGAATATACAATTgcacacatataaacaaatattaaacaaatattattttaggtATTATCAAATAGGGCAGTATGTTGggggagtggttagcactgctacCTAGAGGCTAGAAGGTCTGTGTGGAATATGCATGTTCTCCACAGGCTTGCGcaggtttcctccgggtactctcGGTATTTCTTCCCATAGTCCAGAGACatgcctctctgtgttggccaaaatagactggcgacctgtccagggtgtaccccacctttcACCAAAGGACACCTGGGATAGGCTCTACCCCCCCCAaccctgtgaccctgaatagGATAAGCAGTCATAGATGATGCAAGGATAGGTGGatgaataatattaaatatttttgttgtatttttattgcagtAGTGGGCTCAGTAAAACTTGTCTTTTACAGTAAAAGATGCTGATATTTGATTAAATATAAAGACCTTTAACACTTACTAGGACACTTACTGTAAAGAGACTCGTTTCACAATTTAACACAGGCTCATTCtcacatttaaacagaaatattgtcTGATAACAAATTACTGTATTGCACAATCAATTCATGTCTGTCTGATACATAGCACTGTGTTGCAGCACAGGCCTTTATCAGTGGTGGAGGTGTGGAAGCAGGGCTGTTACCTGTGTGAAGTACGCAGGGTGGTTAAAGCAGGACTCAGAGTGATTCTGGCCTCTCCATGGTATCTGGACCAGCCAGGACCCACACATAACTGGGCGCGTTATTACACTGTGTGGCCCCTCGCCTTTAAGGGTCAGACCAGCAGCTGTGTGCTGTTGCTAGCTGGAGTTATACTAACTGCTgtggtttttgtctttaataatAACTTGAAGGTTAAAAAATGGCTTTCTCTAAACTATGAGATACACACGGGTTAACGAGACACAGCTTGTTCTGTTCATGCTTTTATATAGTCTTGCCACTAGATGGCAATAAGTACTGGCAATAAGAGCCAGAACGACTGGGTCCATATTCAATATGGAATACCCTTTGTAgaactgtacagtatttaaggTATAGAAATCTATGCACCTAACAAATTTGCTTAACAAACATTCCAATTTACACCAATATCATTTCTTCACTATACAGGCTTAAGGAATTATTTAACCCATTATTAATATTAGATACTATTATTAGATATTTGATACTATTATTACATGGATAGATAACTGTATGTGCTAGTGCCTGGAGCACGACATTGACTCGTTTGACTTTATGTGGTGTGATGAGTTTGAACTAAAGATTTCGTTTATTAGTGAACTAATTAACAGTCTATCCTATTAAAACCCATCTATTATCTATTTCTATTCCCTCACAGGTACTGAGGAACAGAAAAAGCTAGTGATAGGGGGTGAGGTCTGCATGTGGGGGGAGTATGTTGATGCTACTAATCTTACTCCACGTCTTTGGTAAGCGTTTAAAAGCATACTTGTAACCACCACACTAGTCCACATACTACAGGAAGtgcagcaacaataaaaagatgcaaaaatgaTCACTCATTGCACCAAAAATCACAGGCCAAGGGCAAATGCTGCAGCAGAGAGACTGTGGAGTGATGAGAGGCAGACCTCCAGTGTGGACAAGGCATTTCCTCGTCTACAGGACTTTCGTTGCAAGCTCTTGAGGtacttttttgtacattataGGAACTTTAAACAGTTTATTGGGTCTATTGCATATATTAATGAAGTAGAAACTgacctctgtttttttaatattcgctctatttctcatttttctgactttctttCCCCTCAAGACGTGGCATACAGGCAGAGCCTCTGTATGTCGGGCACTGCAAACATGAGTACCAAGGTGTTTGAAGATGTtggatggatttttttaaaatgttttttgagtGAACAAATTTAGTTCATAGTTGCCTTAATGGACAAAAAACTCATGTGTGGTTCATTTTAAAGTGgtcataattaattaatattattatataaaaaatattttctcaggGACAttatcttattatttatttttctttgttttgtaaaagttaTTTGAGTATTGTTCTTGCTTTTGATGACTGCAAATGTGtgtagtttttcattttaaattttaatacaaCCAGTATGCTATAGCTTGCCACTTTgcagtgaaatataataaatcatgTGGCTATCTGTcactttaacctttttttcaCTGATCTGTTAAAGTTTGCTTGTCTATTCACAATTGTTGtcacaaacaaaagcagacCTAAGTtaagttcattttatttataaagctcaTCTCATAAGGGATGTTGAACAGCCTAAATTTGCTTCAAGAAGGATATAAACCCTTAACATTTGCACActatattatacatttaaatagatattgtcatttttgtcacCAACCTAATACTGACAAAGTGACATCTTAGCTAATTTATATGCAATAAACAGATGCTGAGCAACATGCAGATGTCAAAAGAGCTGAAAGGTTCTCCAACATTAagacttttaattatttattcttatatattcttcttttatttcttatttatttatttctaattgaTAAAGATTATGTCGAagcaaagaaaagatgaaaaacaaaagtgtgtctACGCACACTTACTGAGTCTTGACAAATTACAGCCAAAATGTAGGAGGTGCTGATGTCTTGGACTAATTAATTTATATGCACAatttttctattaaatatacttttgtccatgaagttggaataaaatatgttttacctcttctcatgaaagtattgtgacaatgtgatttgttCTTGGTGTATGGTGTATATCTTCAAAACATTGATTAATCTCTTCCAaaaatatcacagtgaaaataaaaccataattGACCTTAGAAAAAAATGGgaatgtgtttgaaaacaaaattattctaaCTCAATGGTGTAAGTGTTTGGCAAacaattataacatttttatagaaaatgaGAATAGatgaactttaaaaaatacCCTCTATTGAGCAAGAACAGttaactataactataactatctAAGCCAAAGAAAACATGGAAGGATCTACACTATAGGGACCTTCTTCTAAGGACTGAATAACTCCTCAGACATGAAGACTGTAAAGGATGCAAAATATAAAGataacagcaaaacaacaaaatattggaGCAAAATTGgcttaactttaaaaaaaaacttgaggtGTTTACCAGGCAAGATGTTAGATGTGTAGATGTCCTGGGCTGATTCATCAATGTGTTTAACAGATATGTAAATTCTGACATATCAAAACAAGAACTAGTTAACTTGGAGAAAGCCTTGGGAAGCCTTGGGAAGATCTACACTAGAGGGACCTTCTTCCAAGGCTTGAATATGTCATAGGACatgaagattaaaataaaacctgataACTTACAAAATATGAGAGTGAAATTGGCTTAATTCACAAATACTAACTTTGGGCTTTGTCTACACTTGACAGCCAAGATGTGGGATGTGACAGATTTATTAGTAATGTGTTGAAGACATGAGTGAAAATTGTGACTGAACGGAAAAATAGatgaatatttgaataaagCTTTTTACACCCCTTAGTGACTAACAACAGTCTCTGAATAGAAGCTATGTTGAAGCACATCTACAAAATCTGCAAAAGATCTACAAAAGAGAGACATTCTTTAAAGGCTAGAAAAAGTCATGAGAGAGCAAAACCACAaagaatgtaaaatatacatataaagcAGCATAACACACAATACTATAACAAATTAAAACCCACACTACTTCCACTTAagacacacaccaacaatgAACGTTATCGTCTTAAGAAAAGTTCTGTAATGCAAATCctaatttttaaataagttgCTACATTGTGTAATCATACAAATCAAAACCTAATATTTGAAACAAGTTCTGTAAAGACATGATATCAGGTGTTCAAGCTGATAGATTTCATtgattgtttttgaaaaatatacttactgtaattttaattttgaattttaatgccagaaa encodes:
- the hexa gene encoding beta-hexosaminidase subunit alpha isoform X1, translated to MNVVYEVCCGRFTRPQFFLLLIIILDHGLDSVEGVWPLPQTLTSFTERYPLKPQAFYFDYRRQSAAQHGCSILDAAFKRYFSLTFPDYISAANGVLQITEDRPFIVKISVDRNDCENYPREDSSEKYNLSVSAEKAYLSAETVWGALRGLETFSQLVYQDDFGSYFVNKTEIEDFPRFQFRGILLDTSRHYLPVQTILKTLDAMAYSKFNVFHWHIVDDPSFPYQSCTFPDLSSKGAFHPMTHIYTHSDVRSVISYARLRGIRVLPEFDSPGHTKSWGKGQSNLLTPCYRRGIPSGTFGPVNPALPSTYQFMERLFKEVSSVFPDSYIHLGGDEVDFSCWRSNPYVQAFMQRMGFGADFTKLEAFYIEKIVNMTSLLNKTSIVWQDIFDYSERHRPLSVVEVWKQGCYLCEVRRVVKAGLRVILASPWYLDQPGPTHNWARYYTVWPLAFKGTEEQKKLVIGGEVCMWGEYVDATNLTPRLWPRANAAAERLWSDERQTSSVDKAFPRLQDFRCKLLRRGIQAEPLYVGHCKHEYQGV
- the hexa gene encoding beta-hexosaminidase subunit alpha isoform X2 — encoded protein: MNVVYEVCCGRFTRPQFFLLLIIILDHGLDSVEGVWPLPQTLTSFTERYPLKPQAFYFDYRRQSAAQHGCSILDAAFKRYFSLTFPDYISANGVLQITEDRPFIVKISVDRNDCENYPREDSSEKYNLSVSAEKAYLSAETVWGALRGLETFSQLVYQDDFGSYFVNKTEIEDFPRFQFRGILLDTSRHYLPVQTILKTLDAMAYSKFNVFHWHIVDDPSFPYQSCTFPDLSSKGAFHPMTHIYTHSDVRSVISYARLRGIRVLPEFDSPGHTKSWGKGQSNLLTPCYRRGIPSGTFGPVNPALPSTYQFMERLFKEVSSVFPDSYIHLGGDEVDFSCWRSNPYVQAFMQRMGFGADFTKLEAFYIEKIVNMTSLLNKTSIVWQDIFDYSERHRPLSVVEVWKQGCYLCEVRRVVKAGLRVILASPWYLDQPGPTHNWARYYTVWPLAFKGTEEQKKLVIGGEVCMWGEYVDATNLTPRLWPRANAAAERLWSDERQTSSVDKAFPRLQDFRCKLLRRGIQAEPLYVGHCKHEYQGV